The following is a genomic window from Paenibacillus thiaminolyticus.
AGAGCGCTTAGCGACGCGCACTTTTTTGCCGTTCTCCACTTTGTAACCGATGCGCGTTACTTTACCGGACTTCGGATCCACGTGCATGACGTTGGATACGTGGATAGGCGCTTCTTGCTCGATGATACCGCCTTGCGGATTCGCAGCGTTCGGCTTCTGGTGCTTCTTCACCATGTTGACTCCTTCAACGA
Proteins encoded in this region:
- the rplX gene encoding 50S ribosomal protein L24 translates to MPRLKKILESHNNKLHVKKDDTVIVITGKDKGKKGRVIAAYPRENRVLVEGVNMVKKHQKPNAANPQGGIIEQEAPIHVSNVMHVDPKSGKVTRIGYKVENGKKVRVAKRSGAIID